The Primulina eburnea isolate SZY01 unplaced genomic scaffold, ASM2296580v1 ctg739_ERROPOS11973397, whole genome shotgun sequence sequence AAAAAAAATTGAGCATTACTCGATATGCTGAAATCTCTGGGGTCCAGGTTGTCGATAACTCCAGGATACGATATGCAAGGAGATCACCTTCCTGCAAAATGGGAAAAAATGCTTTTAGATTCTTCACATGTGAGATGTTATCAGCTAAAAGATCAGGCAACATATTCCATCTAGCCTCTATAATAATTAATACAGAGGAACTCAATACACGAGACAAGGAATCATAATCATTCTCGAAAGAATGAGAAATGAGAATCAACCTTAGGCATGCCAGGAAGAGTAGGAAGCTTCTCAAAGTCGATTTCTCCTATCGGTTGTTCCCTTGTTTCATTTGCAAATACTTTGGAATTGTCATTGTCTGGATTTTTATAGCCATTCCGTGAAGTAAATGGAGGATCGGCTAATCCCCATTTTTGGCCCTTCTTCTTGGTAGTAATCCCATTCCACTGGGTGGTTTCCTGAGAGAAAATCCCAACTTAATTAAAAAGGGAACGTGCAAAACTCTGAATGGTAAGCATCAACATAATTGTAAAGCAGGAAACCAAGAGTACGTGGCTCAGAAAAGAGTGTCACAATCTCTAGGAAAAAAATGGAATACAAATGATTAAGGTATTTAATGAAACTTGTTGAAACAGCATAAATTTATAAAGATCAAGCCATTTTCATTCTAAAGGAGGGGAGACAAGGTGGCTGCTACACCAATGTTATAACTTACAAGCAATTTCTGGATACTATGTATACGTGATCTCCCTTATTTATCTCAACCAAGCCTTGTACCATCCTCACAAGAGGTTGAGACAAGAATGGATCTCACATTTCCTAGCTTTACAACGGATCATTTCCAATAAGTAAACCACAAATGTTTTAAGTGTCTAAAAGAACGATTTTTTGGTAAAATATTTGTTTCCATTTACATTAATGGGACAATGTGATCCTCAAATATTCGATATTTAATTTCACTGTATTTGAGAGCTTATAAGGCCAATTTTAGATTGTAGCAAAATGTTATTCCTTGTTGGCATTATCCAATAACCTGAATAGGTGTTTGAGATAGCTGAAGTTTGAATATTGCCGAGCTTGAGCTTTTCCCTGATCATTTGAAGCTCGTGAGCCAACTCCTGGGCCCTTTATTAATATTGACTTTTATTAATATTGAATATTATTGTAATATAATAATGTGAAGCCTTATTTGAACTAAATTCAAAGCAGATCAAGCTTGAGTTCAAGTTTGAAAATTCATGAGCTCTGATAAAGGCCCAAAAATTTAGAATAGCTCATTCACAACCCCCAATCCCCCCACCCCctccccaaaaaaaaaaagcttgAGTACACCTGCTAGAACCAGAGGAGCACCTAGGGCACCAAATTGCGGAATGGTGGTCGCAAGGAGTTGTTAATGAAACCAATACACTATAGAAATCTTTTCACAATACGTGACTGCAAATCAAGAAGGGATGCGAAAAATCTAGAAGACATACCAAAGTTGGCTGGACATCTTGTTCTgctgaaaaataaaattcaggCATCATATATTCAGAGAAATATGGCATGGTGAAAATAGAAATAGAATGACCTTAAAGAATATTATAAATTTGTCCTCAGGAGCAGTCACATAACAGTGTTCTACAATTTCTTCCACTGGCAAATCAGTAGATTAGGTGCACGAAAATGGAATAGGAAGGAAAATCAACTTATTCATTGCGTTAAGCTATAATAAAAACCATAACATCACTATGCGCCAAATACCTTACAAGGTCAGCGACCATGATGTTTCAGTCAGCCATGATTAATTTCAGTAAACCAAGATTCTGTTAATTTCTTATTGTTGGAATCAAAGATTTAGAATTTATTAAAATCAACAACTCACCACACATATAGACAGTAAATATTCACAGACAGAGATTGCGACCTTTTTGAAAAGGTTCAAAGCGGATATGTCCTGGCCTTATTACAATGGGAACAACTTCATGCTCCTCATCACTTTCCAGAATCGACTGCTTAGCTGTGTCTCCATTTTGATTTGGCATTTCATGAGCATCCTCATCATTATGTGTTGGCTGTTCACATGCATCATCATTATTTTGAGTCGGCTGCTCGTGCATATCACCATTGATCCGAGTGATGTGCTCATGTACATCACTATCATTATTTTGATTTGGATGTTCATGAAGCCAACTAGATTGATTCTGTTGCCATTTTTTGCCACTAAGAGGATTATTTTGAGGGATTGCTTCCAACATAGCTGCACATTTAAGACTTCACTTTAATACCAATGACATGCAAGGTTGTCAAAGTCAGTATTAAGTAAATAAGACTACTCACCAATCCCTTTGGTAGGCCATCCACCATATTACATTCAGAAAGCGCTTGGTGTTTTTTCCACTTTTGCTGTAAGATCGAGGCACTCAGTTTTTAACACCAAAAAAGTGGTGGGGGCCGAGAAAAGTGTGATCACTTACAAGTCCTTTTGATTGGCCATCGACCTTTTTCCTTTCAGCGTTAGCTTGGTCCTCTTTCCAATTTCGCTGCAAAATTAAGCCAGTCATATCCAACATACTTTGAATTACTGGTACAAGTGAACTCTTAAGTTATGTATTTGACAGCTTACAAGACCCTCTGATTCGCAGACtgcatttttcttttgtatattTGCCATTTCCCTCATCCATCCCCTTTTCGCATATTTCCGCCTGGCACTTCTACTTGGAACCTGCACATGCACATAGTAAATACATTCAGATTCTGGCTTATCGTGGAAAATAGAACACAATCAAGCAGTATAGTCGATGGTGAACCGATTCAAAATCGCAGTTGGgtcacaaaaaaataaaattttaatcacATGCATCATGCATCCTAAGAGATAAATCACAAGGATGAAAATTGAAAGTGCAGAACAGTTCACATCGAAACAATTAGGAAATGAATCAAGGAAAGCTAAAAGTACATGCTGGGTTCAGTGAAAGGGGTTTTCAAGAGAGAAGCAGATTTTTTATTCACACAAAACTCCTAAATTATATGATTCTTGGAAGGAATCATCATGCTGTGCTCTTGGAATCATCATAAGTCATAACAACTGGTACCAACCAGATAGAAGAACTACACCATTCAACACTTTGTTCTCTAAAAGCTACAACATAACGAAATAAAGATCACTTTACAGCTAATAGGAGATAACCTTTTTAGTTTCCTTTGAGGCAATTTTGGTATCCTCAATTGCCTTGTCATTCTTTTGAACTTCACCATTTCTAGAAATGTTATAGCAGAACAAAGATATgagaaattctataaaaaagAGATGGTATAAACAATAAGGCTACGGATAGAGATGGATTGTGTACATCGAAGTTAATGGAAAAGAAAAGAGGATGAGACTATTCTGAACTTGGGATTTAAAATTAGTCTGATATAATAACTTTAATAAAAAAACTCTAGGAATTTAAAAGGCTATGGATTAACTGACCGCTTCATGCCATCCACAGGCAAATCACTCTTGTCAAGTGGGGCAGGACTTTCCTCATTGTTTTCCATGTTATCTTTGGCATCATAATCAGTTTTTTCCTCCTTTTGAGAAAGGCTTTTCTGTATTGTAAGGACTCCCTGATGAGAGTTTTCGATTTTTTCTATGTGAACATTGTCAGCAACAATCTGAGAGGCCTTAGCCCGCTGTTTCTTCCTCCTATGTTGAAAAGAAAAGGAAGGTGTATGAATTTCAACAGAACCATGCAGAGTAAAGAGTGTGATCAGAACTAAAGCCATGCCTGTTTGTGTAAAATTAATGCAAGGGAAAGAGCAGGTACTTAGAGCCTTGGAGTTTCACTGATGCTTTCCTTTTTCGATTTCTTGGATCAGCATTTCCACCAGAAGGACCTTCCATATCTTCCAAAACATTTTCATCTTCCTCGTCATATTCAACTTCAGGGTCATCATCACTCTCAGAACCTCCTTTTTCTTTCTCAAATTCC is a genomic window containing:
- the LOC140822178 gene encoding LOW QUALITY PROTEIN: coilin-like (The sequence of the model RefSeq protein was modified relative to this genomic sequence to represent the inferred CDS: inserted 1 base in 1 codon), yielding MEDTKRIRLXFEDDDILSEPQKLEGLNRSWVLLKPRQHVTVSDVASHLLQAFRLHQSCPHGLLLSMSGFGLPSFESTFLLNVNEIIRVRKRREILSIKGNDNADAFEELRAMENHYVPNGVLLLASEEFEKEKGGSESDDDPEVEYDEEDENVLEDMEGPSGGNADPRNRKRKASVKLQGSKRKKQRAKASQIVADNVHIEKIENSHQGVLTIQKSLSQKEEKTDYDAKDNMENNEESPAPLDKSDLPVDGMKRNGEVQKNDKAIEDTKIASKETKKVPSRSARRKYAKRGWMREMANIQKKNAVCESEGLRNWKEDQANAERKKVDGQSKGLQKWKKHQALSECNMVDGLPKGLLCWKQSLKIILLVAKNGNRINLVGFMNIQIKIMIVMYMSTSLGSMVICTSSRLKIMMMHVNSQHIMMRMLMKCQIKMETQLSSRFWKVMRSMKLFPLCHSISIFTMPYFSEYMMPEFYFSAEQDVQPTLETTQWNGITTKKKGQKWGLADPPFTSRNGYKNPDNDNSKVFANETREQPIGEIDFEKLPTLPGMPKEGDLLAYRILELSTTWTPEISAYRVGKVTFYNTESNQAILAPASDYPIVSKKADEGGAEPLDNSLCKEDGSLEIDFSSLVDVRIIKDGSLGSVNVDASLVSEGPLDNKKASKPGSSSRINTQTEISGTETGELNQSEETVPPSAETGDLNVWDQISEALDAKKEKVSQESGWGKTNKKLQVVDRTSFVKNAKMVQPSQGNRWRKNASRVQQLGEIVLRNRVQLVNHGPIKL